TGAAGAGGTCTCCTCTGTCCATCGTCACCGCCCTTGTGGATAAGATTGGTGAGAGTCTCAAGTATTTttatggtttgttttgtttggtcgGTCTGAATTAAGTGGGCTTTTCTCTATTTTGTAcctgttcctctcctctctccttgtgtCTCTTCCTCAACTCCTCTACTCGCATCTCAGGTGGGAGGGACTAAGACATGAGGAGAGGAGGCAAGGAAAGGAATCAAGGATGTACAAACTATAAAATTAGAAAAGCCTACTGAAAAGTTTTAGGTCGCTAATCTGGCTCAGATTTCTACATTCAGCTCCCTCTGCCCATTAACTCTTGCTTAGTAGTTGTAGCTGTTGTTAGTGCTGAAACAAACAGTcagttaattaattaaaaacaacatttctgaTTATCATTGTAGCTTCCTCCATCTGTCCTGCTGAAATATGATCTCCCTTTTTTGTGCATAAAATGTGCCACAGTTCTGTGGATGCTGCAGCAGTGTCTTTGTTTCCCATagaaaagttaaagatgaattaTCAACGGTAACACCAGACGAGGAcagaacattttattattatttattaaggTGCTTTATTTATCAATAGACTAAACTCAAATTGTTCATGTAATctgttacatacatacatactttattttgaacACACCCTTACATACAAATGTTTGAGTTTAGATGTTGTCATTTTAATATCAGTAGTTCCACCCTGAAGACTTTGGTTCTTTTTTCGTCAAACAGACATGAGGCAACACATCATCTACCCTGACTGCGACATCAAGTTCACTGGTCATGTGACGTGGGTGGGAAATACCTCTATTGAAGCCAAGATGCACATGTCacaggtagacacacacacacacacacacacacacacacacacaggcaaaaaCACATCCTGTATGTGTTTAGTTAAGTTGTTTGGACAAGTAAGATGATAAATAATTTctgaaaaagataaaaaaaaaaaaaggaattgaGTTGGTGAGAGTGATCAAGCACAAATTCACAATAGCTGTGATCACGTATGGGCATGAATCCATGCATTTATGCATCTCACAAACACTTGTCACTAGTACAATGATGCCTACGATAGCCGTTTCATGAGTTATGAAAGAGATAATATTGTGTATGCCATGATCACAAACACGCCTGACCTCCAGGCCAAACTTGAACCTCCTAGGGCAAAAACTGTGGCTGCAAAACGTTGGAGATATTTTTGTGGACCGACAGATGGACTGACAGAGCTGCTGTTCGCagccaaaaacacaaatggaacCATGAAGGTATTTCAGCAGAAAATATGAAGAAAACAAGGTCAAAgaataacacacattaaaaactatTCAAACAGACATGTGACATTTAGAGAGTGTCAAATTTTAACAATGTCCCATGATGATAGGTGAGCAGTAATATCTGTTATGGTtgcagagacaaaataaaaccactCGCAATAAACCAAAGTCCGCCAAAATCTGAAAATAAGGCTGTAATCATCCCACCCAGATTGTGTATTAGATATTGTGTGCAGACTGTTAATTTATTACGATGATCTGTTCTGtgcgacatctattgcacgtctgtccgtcctggaagagggatccctcctcagttgctcttcctgaggtttctaccattttttttcccccgttaaagggttttttggggagtttttccttatccgctgtgagggtcctaaggacagagggatgtcctatgctgtaaagccctgtgaagcaaattgtgatttgtgatattgggctttataaataaaattgattgattgactgattgattgattgttttcatTGACATGGGATCACTTCTACGTGCAGAAACACGAcagaactgaaaacaaactttgaaataaaaacaagagtTTCAGATCAGCAGCAGAATGAAGTGCAGACTAGCAACAGGAAGGATCTCATAATGTGACTCTTCTTTCAGTTCCATGATGGCACGTATTCTCCAATTCTGGATGCTACATTTGTCATGGTGGCACGGGATCCAGAAAACAAGAGGTAAGACACTAAGTGCACACAGTCCGAGGTTCATTTACACAGAAGAAATACTGATGCAGAAATGGAATGAACCCAAACTGTCACACCCTCACTGCTGCATCAccagttttctttataaaaCAACAGATACAAAAGAGATAAGAAAAAATACttacaaaacaaataatggCCTGTGTGATGCAGAATTAGCACAATTTACAgaatcacccccccccccccttcctgcATGCTTATTTGCACATCCCAAACTCTGTAAGTAAACTTAACTGTATACACTGGAGCTAAGGGAGCTTACATTTCTACCGATCCTATTGAGAAGGGAAGAGGACAGTGACACAGTAGAGTCATACAAAGTCTGCTAATGATGGGGTTATAAATTCAGTCCATTTATTTCAGATTTGATAGAATATGGTCTTTTGGATCCTTCAAAGAGGtcagctttttcattttatatattttaaaattatcCCATACCAACATTACCAGTGTTTATGAATTTGTCTTTGAGATATGGTGGACTCTAGTGGACTGACACTGTAAAGACCAGACTCAGATCCTGTACTTTAATAGAAGTACTACCACACTGTAAGAATACTCTGTCACAGTAAAAGTTTCGCACTGAAAATGTTAATTCAGTAAAAGTTTGTAAgtataatcaataaaatgtaattcaagtcttaaaagtgtaaaaatgtcccctgtgACTGTCACACTATTATATATGATGTCATCAGATGATTCTGACCCATGCATGAATGTAAAAGCACGATTTTACTGATGTAGTTGGctgaggtggagctcattttgaaCCATTAACTAATGATTATGTTTATTATGGATTCATCTGCTGactattttctccattaattgTTTGCTTTTCTGACACCTTCACAATGtctgttttgtccaaccagcaGTGCAAACCTCTACTAAGCTGCTACTAATAATTATTACAATTATGCAAAGGAAAAGTTTGTGAAGACATGAAATGTTTTCATATGAAAaactagcctgagtgtcagactgaagctcccagaaccttcagtctgacatggcttacattgaaggcgatttacaagggggagggaatttgattttttcctaaccaatcagtagagatcaacgactcacccagaatctgacgtcattagtatccatgcctcgggggtgccgaaaacaagagcatagcccgtttaaaatgtctccgtcatcgtgcacgcccagctgcatcaccgttaaatccagtttagcagcttccttaatttggtcctccatgaacgcgagtagtggcgaaatacctcgatagcatcgttaatgtggtctgtaggatctgtagcggtcgctgttgttgctatcctcaccagttacccaccggcgtacagcttgacatcagcgtggcgctgattggccaatcgctagacccgcccccacccccggcgttcattggtccgtccatcgtttggacgagataaatcgcaaattcattgaagtatgccagaccagagatgcaagcctactcagttgagtgggcggggtgtatggtctggaaccaggctaatgAAAAACGACTTTGACCATCAAAGTTTAAAAACTTTCCGTCAATCGACTAATTACTTAATTGAGTCATCATTTTAGCTGTAATTGTATGAACTATTAGGTGGTTTCACTTGTAACAGTAACTAGTAACTGCACTTTTTCTTCATTTCAGGGCAGCTTTTGTGAATCCACTGAGGCCAGAAGgtccagaggaggaggaacttTTTCAGGAAGGAGAAGGTGAGAGATCCTGACATGACCTCAGTTAAGATGAGATAATGCTATCTgttttatgagtttttatctttaaatgtgtgtgttccagCTAATAAAGCTCGCCGTGTGGCTCTGAGCACTGCCTCACTCCTGAAGGTGGCACCTGTAGACGAGGAGAGAAAGATCGTACATAGTCTGTTCCTCAACACGCTGGACCCAAAGTAAGATTGAGATACTGTGAAATTTATTCTGCACTGTGCTGAACTTATGAACCCCTAATGAGGTCAATAAAAATTCttgtttttctaaataaaagTCTGGTGAGGTATCAGTTTCATTGGTTGGAGCATGTGTTTCCGGTCAGTGTTATTGTTGGTGCTGCTGTCGCAAAGACAACCAGATCGCTTTCCTTTTTTACTCAGAGCCAAGCAGCTAAtaacaacacaggacacactaCATTTTATTGTCCACAGTTACTTCAGTAGTTCCACCGTCCACCATTTCCACTACTGGGGAAAGTGACTGCAAAGAACTGTTTACTTAAATGACTTtttggtaactggggatagctaGTCAAGAGAACAAAAgtgctatcctcttcctgttttggttgctcAATGGTTgacacacttcctttgtgctATAAATTGAGCCATCATGTTCCCAGAAGATGTTACCCGGTGACAGACAGAATTACATAATTAAAGTGAGGCTTACAGAGGACCAAACTAAACGCTGATGTGACATTTCTCTGTAGCCATTACTTTGTGCTATCAACATTTTCTTAcataatgataagttaaaggtccagtgtgtaggatttaggggattatattagcagaaatggaatataacataataactatgttttatttagcgtataatcacctgaaaataagaatcgtcgTGTTTTCGTTACcacagaatgagctgtttatatctacatggggTCCTCCTCtgtggagatcaccatgttgtacCACCATGTAGCCCAGAGCATACAGATAAAACACTAGCTCCTGAtggggccatttgcgttttcagttagttgcaatctgcaaccttgccactaaatcccacacactaaCCCTTTAAGTTTGGCCCGATTGATGCACAGTCCAAGGATGTGTTATTATTTAGGCTGTTGAGGCTACAGTACAATGGTACACTTAAAAAAGCTGtgaatgtgttgtgtgttaTTTTAGGACATGCagtattaaatatgtttttgtgccttctcctcctcctacaGGACAGTTAGTTTCCGCAGCAGAGTTCTGCCTCCAAACTCTGTATGGATGGAAGACGCCAAACTGAAAGGACTGGAGATCTGCCACCCTCAGGTGAGAGGGGGAAACAGCTGGAGTGACAAAATACAGATCTCAACCTATagaaaaatgtctgaaattCTTCCCTACATTCTTTTTTACTTTGGCAGTGCTTTGAGTTTGATTTTGTCTCTCACATTTGATAGAAACGCCACGGCCTGTTCTGTTTATACTAAAATCCATCAGCCATTCACATGAGAAAAGTAgatttttaaatacatattaCTGTGGCCAGTGTTCCTCATGATTCCTCGTGTTTTTGTCCAGTCGTTTAGTTTCAGCTGGAGAATCTCTCTTTTCTATCTGTGTGTTGAGCAGGAGAGGAACATCTTTAACAGGATATTTGGAGGGTTTCTGATGAGGAAAGCCTACGAGTTGGGCTGGGCCAACGCCTGCTCCTACGGGTGAGAGCTTTTTAAGAGAACATGACGCTGTGCCAAAGAATACTGGTTTGCTGGAAGGtgtcaaagtgtttgttttcctgcagAGGATGTCGACCCAGTCTGGTGGCTGTTGATGATATCCTCTTCCAGAGACCCGTGGAGATCGgctccctgctgctgctctcatcACAGGTCAGAGAGACACTCAGAGCTGAGCAGTGACTATGAGAAAAACCTTCTGTGACAATAATCTTTTTAAACATTGCATTGTTGCAGCTTTAGTGTTATATACAAACACTTGAGGCATTTTAAGAATTTCTGGTTGATTTACTAAACTAATATTACAAACATTATTTCTGTAAATGGAAACAGCCACTGTTTAATTTAATAATGCAACATGGCTGAAGAGTGTGTCAGTTTAGACTGAaggctgaagtgtgtgtggctTTTGGTGCTtcagcagcctgtgtgtgtgtgttttcaggtgtgTTACACACAGGGGAAGTACATCCAGGTCAGAGTTCACAGCGAGGTGTTCGACCCGCTGACCCGCCAGCACAACACCACGAACGTCTTTCACTTCACCTTCGCTTCTGACCGTGATGTCCCCAACATCATTCCAATGACATATGGAGGTgagccctcacacacacacacacacacacacacaggtgaacaCAACATATAATACACCTAAGTACGGTTTTAAGGTACTTTATTTACTTGATTATTTAAATCTGCTACTTTACACTACTACACTACAtttaagagggaaatattgtactttttacttcactgcatttatttgacagcttaagttactttgcagattcagatgaGTAatgcaaaatataatcaacaatTAAATTGTAAGTTATTATTTACAAGCTGCCCAGCAGAAATTAAAGTTATCAAAATGAGCTtgacctttaccagctgcaacattaaggTCATAAACACAGTAATGCATCATagttatatttttcttaaaTGGGCCATGTTGCACAATAAGTACTTTGACTTCTGCTACTGAAAAAGTTCCAGAGTGTAGGGTTTAgtggcagattgcaaccaactgaaacttcacccatatgccaagtgtgtaggagaactatagCCATcgcaaaaacgcaaatggccctgtctagagcaaGTGTTCAGTTGTCCTTTTTAGGCTACTTTAGAAACAACATGAGGAACTCTGTAGGAGAGGACTTGCTCggcatgtagatataaacgactcattctaaagtaacgaaaacacaaccattattattttcaggtgattataaacgaaaacatagttatgaatattatattccatatcTGCCCATATTTCCTCCTTAATCCTACACATAGgctttttaaatatgtattgATACTAAtagtaagtgctatatcgtaggcaactggacttgcttgcatttcttggagacgttttgcctctcatTCAAGAAggttcttcagttctaaatgactggtacgaaaccctgtgtgggtgtgaacccttgcagagtcgtaggggtcatatgtgagctcttagttttAGAGTCGGTAAGGTCactgtgagtcgttgacccacctggctactatgtgagtcgttagggtcatgtgggaccaggggtgaattggtgtgaagtcgtctggggaggggTCCCAAGattgcattgtaggtgggtgataagtggtgtcgtaAGCCAcccctctgtttaacgatggttGTTCCAGCTTGACGTAGATGACTTCTCTtactcctctttcaaaccatctttcttccctggccaagatgtgcacattgctgttctcaaaggagtgtcccttctcctgtagatgtaagtggacagctgagTGTTGACCTGAGGAGTGGTTGTTTAACCTCCCCACTGtataaatctgtgcattcctggcTGCACTGAACTGCCCACACTACATTACTCTTAGGGATGGGGCCAATCCGATCCAGTATCGGTATTGGGTTCCGATACCAACGTAATTCACCGATTGGAAATTTCCGATCCACGAGCCGCGTCTGTGCTTTCACGTTGTCTGCTGGAATGATATGATGATTGCTACATAGTAGTGTTGCACTGACTGAGGTACTAAAACGCGACGGTACATATGATActataatgttggagtaccgtagtactacggtacctcatGGTACCACCACTGTGGGATATgatcaaagtccaatcgcaagagcgtgagtgtccatgcggcgtccaataacggcgcgcgcTGTCCACCTGGCACTCGATATGccgctgcagtggtttgttttccagtgacatttcaggtatgaactgagctattgagtatctttaagcagtgaaagttattattcatttctttttacttgtaggttagattaTGCTACAGTAATTTGTTTTCCActacagagctctacggtgcgagcattttactggcatttgcgactaaaaatagttttgtgcatgcaaaataaatcattcagcactctgtgcgagtacagatttcaaccagcagcagaaactaaaggcaaaTCCTGCCGGTTGAGGGTTGAACGGGGCTCACAGAcgggaatgtattcctgtcaaatacggtgcAAGAACGGCTTACCAGCGACAGCaactccaggtccaataatatcctcttcttggcgtcatgactgcccaaaagtacctgaataGCTGAACTGTGGCGGCACAcgggtatgtgacgtgtcagaggagaaacgagccgttcacatttctctctgtggcaggtaacggtccacaaacctcaccgcactttagggactgttctttacttatgaagggactgttctttacttgtcaggggaggagggtggctggttgattcttattttatttatttattttattttgatcccccctatgttaatcactgattgatgctgtttttgaagtctGAATAAgtcaaaaagtaatttattcctttgaaatatcattgatgtattatagaaaagtgatttatctttttataaatgacaaaaggcacatctgcctcattttcgctgtggtatcctgatactactcagaaccatgatactttcactggtatcgtaccgtgggtcccaattttggtaccgtgacaacactactacaTAGTAGTGTCTACTTGATTTGTATCTGTGCTGTTCAGATTAATATGACcggtactttttgttttttgatagtGTATATTGCACTAGTAGTTTAACACTACAATTTAATAAATATTGACAATCAAGTTGAAACCCTTACAGTTGCATAGGCTATTTGTTTTAAGGATGGGATTTTTCCTGTGAGCaggatttcctgcttttcttaCCTTATACTTACCTCAAGTTGCCTTTTGggacatacatgcatacatacgtGCATATCATACTTGCCTGTAGAGAGGAGTTTATTACAGCCTCATATAAAatcaacaataatgataataataataatattaaagcaaACAGAGCTCTGGTATCTAgtatcggtatcggcagatatcCAAATTCAGGTATCGggatcggatcggaagtgaaaaaatgtggatcggtgcatccctaattacTCTGCTTATGTCTGGGTGTTTTGTCCTTAGGGTGGACaagtttctgtctcattgtgttacTGGGATTAAAGTGCACAGGGTTGTggtgtttgaaaatcctcctgaGTTTCTCAGATACTCCTGCGACATAAGGAATGACAATGTTGTTTAGTTTCCAAAGGTCCAGTTGGGATAGCCACAGGTTTGATGTGCTtccctgatgtgtttctgttccttcaCCTTCCCCTCTGTCCTAGTGGACACGTTTTCAGCCCGATGATTCAGTGTCCTGCTGTTTGACTCTCACCACGGACTGGAGCACAAGTTGGGAGTTATCAGTAACTGATAATTCCAGCATAGTATACCGTTAGGTTAAAGATCTGAGTATTTCTGACAAGCCTTTTCATGAACACTGTTAACTATGTTCACTGCATGCAAAAGATAAATATTTACTTAAGCTACAGAAAGACAAGGGTGAAAAATACTGGATGAAATGGGGCTGTTACTCTCAGGACACAGACACTGGATAACactatttttctttgttttcaatAATAAgaacagttaaaaaaagagatgacaaaGCCTTTTGACTCTTGCAGGTGGAGAAGTCTTGAATTATTTTTCCATCTGAGATGTTTGATGcaggtgtttttgtgtttgtgtgacagagTCGATGCTGTACCTGGACGGGAAGAGACACTTTAATCAGACTGTGGGGGAATGAAACCAACATATCAGCGGACTGCCTGCCGAAGCCTTGCAGCATCTGATCAACAAgttctgagagtgtgtgtgggggtgtgtatgtgtgaatgaatgCAGTTAATTTAGTATAGATCCTTTTTGCATCACACCTTGTTAACTTTACCGTCCTCCACACGATGACCATGTTTGACTCCTTTATTTTTTCTGGAAGTTTACATTTTGGTGTGAAGAGGACCACTACAGTACAACACcgaaatatattttttgagattcatttatatttttttcactctttgttTCACAGTTGTAACCATGGTTACAGCTACCAGGCGGTTTGTTTTGACAACAGGCAGCGTTTACAGCTTCTCAACAGTCAAATGAACCAACAGTTTCCTGGCCTCGTCTTAACTTCATGTATACCTGATTTGCATGGCTTTACagtatgttacatttttatattccACTGTCGCTTATACGCACaaaactgtacttttttttatggTAAATGGGAAGATTTATTCTGAATGTGTCAGAATGCTgtgagggggaggagggtgcCATTTTTTTCCTGGCCTTAAGATGTGTATTTACTCAAATGCAATAAATGAATTCTATTTATCTTGACTTTACAGTCGTCCTTGTGTCTTTGCTTTCATTATGTTTGATACAAGTGATCACTGGTGGGTCAATGTTATATAATACTTAAAGAGAGCTTTGTCAGATGTGAGGAAATAACCCCTGATGATccaacagtgatgtcattttttactttatatttataacacaaaGAAAAGTCTCACAGCACCATTATTATTTATCAGAGCAACCAATTAGACTGACCAGCCAATGAGAGCCAAGAGAGACTGTGACGTTGTTGTGTGACATCATCTCTGGTGAAGTGATGTGAAGATGTGATGTGATAATTAAGAGATGacataattaaattaaagaaaacaatacAGAAACATAGATACTTTATTTATTGCcccttgttttatttattatttttatagcCATAATTTTgattaacttatttatttttgtaagtaATCATGCtcctatttatttgtttatttcccATATCTCTTTTGGGTCCTGACAATTCCAACTTATTTTGTCAAATTAAAACTGAAAGGCAAAGATGTTTATCTAATCCCTatttaaatataattatttGGCTTTACccatttgtctttttcttcGTTGTATTGTAATAAATTAAATGATGTGCAAATAAAGTgatgtaaaaatataatatgcttcatttatttatagtcCATtaatctatgtttttttttttttacaaagaaatttttattttgaaaaatcaaataattttgatttatgtatatacttttttactttattttaatgttttgttttttttttacttatttatttatgtcactTTATGGCCCCATACCACACCAACTGGTATCAACATAatagataaacaaacaaacaaacaaaaaaagattatCTATTTCTTATTTAAATCTTAATATTATTACAGCTGTAACAACTTGTTAAATGATGCGTGCAAGTCAATCTGTAAATAAAgtcctgaaaaaaaagaagtcagttttgatggtttctttttttggtatttGTTTGGCTTCTGTAGTTTTACAAATCTGAAGGCAATCTTTCTGACCCTGTAGTGTTAATTATACAGTAGAATACAAATGTCCTTGCTTTGTTAAACTTACAGCTTTTGAATTTTCTGTAAacaaaaaagctttaaaaacttaaatttcTTATCTGCCTGTAACAATGGAAATGTGtccctttttatatttttgcacaTCCTGTGCAGGACTGTTGAGCTATTTCAATATAAAACAGTTATACTGTAAATATTTGTTTGACTATTTTTTAAGTAGAACtatgtttttcatatttttattgtatatttCTCATTCTATATTTATGTTATTAAGTTGtgcagtgctttttttttttttttttaatttcctcttaATGTTTGCTTTATGTACCAAACGCCAAGGCAACTTCTTTGTAAGTTAAAACCTACTTGGcactacattttattttgatttacatTCTTTAATTAGTCAAACAATCTTCAggtgttatttctttttatcGACATTACTCACAAAaaattgttttgtatttaataaTTGGTATATATTTACatctttatgttgtttgttatcTTTTCAGgcttataataaaaaaaacggTTTGCATTTCT
This is a stretch of genomic DNA from Epinephelus fuscoguttatus linkage group LG21, E.fuscoguttatus.final_Chr_v1. It encodes these proteins:
- the acot9.1 gene encoding acyl-CoA thioesterase 9, tandem duplicate 1 isoform X2, translated to MLSPRLLLLRSAASLTTRSFCAGGVSKQGRAPDMAEVRNRLREIVGASTNWSDHQQAMAERVSLSSMLAKSQNDLPAKRMKDSYLEVHLPLGSEPQLREKYLTFHNTVRFGRILEDLDSLAVLISYSHTYNKALKRSPLSIVTALVDKIDMRQHIIYPDCDIKFTGHVTWVGNTSIEAKMHMSQFHDGTYSPILDATFVMVARDPENKRAAFVNPLRPEGPEEEELFQEGEANKARRVALSTASLLKVAPVDEERKIVHSLFLNTLDPKTVSFRSRVLPPNSVWMEDAKLKGLEICHPQERNIFNRIFGGFLMRKAYELGWANACSYGGCRPSLVAVDDILFQRPVEIGSLLLLSSQVCYTQGKYIQVRVHSEVFDPLTRQHNTTNVFHFTFASDRDVPNIIPMTYGESMLYLDGKRHFNQTVGE
- the acot9.1 gene encoding acyl-CoA thioesterase 9, tandem duplicate 1 isoform X1, which encodes MLSPRLLLLRSAASLTTRSFCAGGVSKQGRAPDMAEGNPLLHVSNVRNRLREIVGASTNWSDHQQAMAERVSLSSMLAKSQNDLPAKRMKDSYLEVHLPLGSEPQLREKYLTFHNTVRFGRILEDLDSLAVLISYSHTYNKALKRSPLSIVTALVDKIDMRQHIIYPDCDIKFTGHVTWVGNTSIEAKMHMSQFHDGTYSPILDATFVMVARDPENKRAAFVNPLRPEGPEEEELFQEGEANKARRVALSTASLLKVAPVDEERKIVHSLFLNTLDPKTVSFRSRVLPPNSVWMEDAKLKGLEICHPQERNIFNRIFGGFLMRKAYELGWANACSYGGCRPSLVAVDDILFQRPVEIGSLLLLSSQVCYTQGKYIQVRVHSEVFDPLTRQHNTTNVFHFTFASDRDVPNIIPMTYGESMLYLDGKRHFNQTVGE